A stretch of the Thermofilum adornatum genome encodes the following:
- a CDS encoding replication factor C small subunit, whose product MVEELWVEKYRPRSLDEIVDQEEIVKRLKEFVKQKNMPHLLFAGPPGTGKTTAALALAHDLYGDYWRDNTLELNASDERGIDVIRSRIKDYARTLPLGDVPFKLVILDEADNMTGDAQQALRRTMELFSKNTRFILIANYASKIIEPIQSRCAVFRFQPLPKGDAFSRLKWIAKNEGITVDEQALEAIWEESQGDLRKAINTLQAASAISKNVTEEVVYAALGRVKPREVKEMIESALRGDIIGARDKLRVLLYNYGLSGIDIIRYIHREVLSQKSIKLDEATLADLLVLVAEANYRIVEGSDDEIQLMALLSKLAVLANKSKKG is encoded by the coding sequence ATGGTTGAAGAGCTTTGGGTAGAAAAATATAGGCCGAGAAGTCTCGACGAAATTGTTGACCAAGAAGAAATCGTGAAGAGGCTGAAAGAATTTGTCAAACAGAAAAACATGCCGCACCTCCTTTTTGCCGGCCCGCCTGGTACTGGAAAAACCACTGCCGCCCTCGCGCTGGCCCACGACCTCTACGGGGACTATTGGCGCGACAATACCCTCGAGCTCAACGCGAGCGACGAGAGAGGCATAGACGTGATCCGGAGCAGGATCAAGGACTACGCGCGTACACTCCCATTAGGAGACGTCCCATTCAAGCTCGTCATACTTGACGAAGCCGACAACATGACTGGGGACGCCCAGCAGGCACTCAGGCGGACAATGGAGCTTTTCTCGAAGAACACTCGCTTCATACTGATAGCCAACTATGCGTCCAAAATTATTGAGCCTATACAGTCGAGATGCGCGGTTTTCCGCTTCCAGCCACTGCCCAAGGGCGACGCCTTCAGCAGGCTGAAATGGATAGCGAAGAATGAGGGGATAACAGTCGACGAGCAGGCCCTTGAAGCAATATGGGAGGAGAGCCAGGGAGACCTACGCAAAGCGATAAACACGCTACAGGCGGCGTCAGCGATAAGCAAGAACGTCACAGAGGAAGTTGTATACGCGGCGCTGGGCCGTGTAAAGCCTAGGGAAGTCAAGGAAATGATCGAAAGCGCCTTGAGGGGAGACATTATAGGTGCCAGAGACAAGCTAAGGGTGCTCCTCTACAACTACGGATTGTCGGGAATCGACATCATAAGGTATATACATAGGGAGGTTCTCTCACAGAAATCAATCAAGCTTGACGAAGCAACACTAGCAGATCTGCTCGTCCTAGTTGCCGAGGCAAACTACAGGATTGTCGAGGGCTCAGATGACGAGATACAATTAATGGCGTTGCTGTCAAAGCTTGCAGTCCTTGCAAACAAGTCCAAGAAGGGATAA
- a CDS encoding 30S ribosomal protein S7 produces MAEGDQFISTLDGEEIKIFDKWSTRDVEIRDQSLKRYLSLKPVLVPHTEGRHAKKRFAKSRVSVVERLANNLMRPGRNAGKKMLALNIVKRAFEIIELKTGKNPIQVLVWAIENASPREETTRVVYGGILYHVSVDVSPQRRVDLALRFISEGARACSMNNPKTIEECLADEIVAAAYGDANSYAIRKKEEIERVALAAR; encoded by the coding sequence ATGGCTGAAGGCGACCAGTTCATATCAACGCTTGACGGCGAGGAAATCAAGATATTTGACAAGTGGAGCACGCGTGACGTAGAAATTAGGGACCAAAGCCTAAAGAGGTACCTATCACTGAAGCCTGTCCTTGTCCCCCACACAGAGGGAAGACACGCAAAGAAGAGATTCGCAAAGTCGAGGGTCTCAGTCGTCGAGAGGCTTGCCAACAACCTGATGAGACCCGGGAGAAACGCAGGCAAAAAGATGCTCGCGCTCAACATTGTGAAAAGGGCTTTTGAAATCATCGAACTAAAGACGGGCAAGAACCCCATACAGGTCCTTGTATGGGCAATTGAGAACGCGTCGCCACGCGAAGAAACAACCAGAGTTGTTTACGGTGGTATCCTCTACCACGTGTCAGTAGACGTCTCGCCGCAGAGAAGGGTAGACCTAGCGCTAAGATTTATCTCTGAAGGCGCAAGGGCCTGCTCAATGAACAATCCCAAAACAATTGAAGAGTGTCTAGCCGACGAGATTGTCGCCGCGGCATACGGAGATGCCAACAGCTACGCGATACGCAAGAAGGAAGAAATCGAGCGTGTAGCACTAGCCGCAAGGTAA
- a CDS encoding RtcB family protein: MAPPLRKITDYLWEIPQKYKPGMRVPGLVIADEVLIGKMKEDLTLEQVANVAVLPGIYKYSIVLPDGHQGYGFPIGGVAAFDANEGVLSPGGVGYDINCGVRVLATNLMEQEVRPKLRELAETLFRKIPSGLGSTSGLRLSFSELDRVLEEGVEWAIERGYGWPEDPEHIEERGRMEGADAGAVSNEAKERGNNQLGTLGSGNHFLEVQRVDKIYDPEVAKYFGIEREGQVTVMIHTGSRGLGHQVASDYLKIMERLVRKYNMPLPDRELVSVPATAPEAEKYFAAMKAAANFAWTNRQVITHWVRESFRQVFKTDPDKLGLKIIYDVAHNIAKLEEHVVDGKRVKVYVHRKGATRAFPPGHPEIPQDYKTIGQPVLIPGSMGTASYILVGTPKAMELTFGSSPHGAGRMQSRAEARRQVRGQEIKAELENRGIVVRAASLAVVAEEAPDAYKDVDRVVAVADAVGFVKKVVRMTPIAVVKG, encoded by the coding sequence ATGGCTCCACCATTAAGAAAGATAACTGACTACTTGTGGGAGATCCCACAGAAGTACAAGCCTGGAATGAGGGTTCCAGGTCTCGTAATAGCTGACGAAGTGCTAATAGGCAAAATGAAGGAAGACCTCACACTCGAACAAGTGGCAAACGTTGCTGTCTTGCCGGGAATATACAAGTATTCGATTGTTCTGCCAGACGGACACCAGGGCTACGGGTTCCCCATTGGGGGCGTAGCGGCATTCGACGCGAACGAGGGCGTGTTGAGCCCGGGAGGAGTCGGATACGACATAAACTGTGGAGTGAGGGTTCTCGCGACAAACCTAATGGAGCAGGAGGTTAGGCCAAAGCTACGCGAGCTGGCAGAGACACTTTTCAGGAAGATCCCATCTGGTCTGGGAAGCACAAGTGGCTTGAGGCTCAGCTTTTCAGAGCTAGACAGGGTTCTAGAAGAGGGAGTAGAATGGGCCATAGAGAGGGGCTATGGCTGGCCAGAGGATCCCGAACACATAGAGGAGCGCGGCAGAATGGAGGGTGCAGACGCCGGCGCGGTCTCAAACGAGGCAAAGGAGAGGGGCAACAACCAGCTTGGAACCCTGGGTAGTGGCAACCACTTCCTCGAAGTCCAAAGGGTAGACAAGATTTACGACCCCGAGGTCGCGAAATACTTTGGCATCGAGAGAGAGGGACAAGTAACAGTGATGATCCATACTGGTTCGAGGGGCCTAGGGCACCAGGTAGCCAGCGACTACCTCAAGATAATGGAGAGGCTCGTCAGGAAATACAACATGCCGCTCCCAGACAGGGAGCTAGTCTCTGTCCCCGCAACCGCTCCCGAGGCCGAAAAATACTTCGCGGCAATGAAGGCAGCCGCCAACTTCGCTTGGACAAACAGGCAGGTGATCACTCACTGGGTGCGTGAAAGCTTTAGGCAGGTCTTCAAGACTGATCCAGACAAGCTCGGACTAAAAATCATATACGACGTTGCACACAACATTGCTAAGCTCGAGGAACACGTTGTCGATGGGAAACGTGTAAAGGTCTACGTCCACAGGAAGGGGGCGACCCGCGCCTTCCCGCCCGGTCACCCGGAGATCCCACAGGACTACAAGACTATAGGCCAGCCAGTCCTTATCCCTGGATCAATGGGCACAGCTAGCTACATACTTGTTGGGACGCCCAAAGCCATGGAGCTGACTTTCGGCTCTTCGCCGCACGGGGCCGGCAGGATGCAGAGCAGGGCAGAGGCTAGGAGGCAGGTCAGGGGACAAGAGATCAAGGCCGAGCTCGAGAACAGGGGCATAGTCGTTAGGGCTGCGAGCCTGGCCGTCGTTGCGGAAGAGGCGCCAGACGCATACAAGGATGTGGACAGGGTTGTCGCCGTTGCAGACGCTGTTGGGTTCGTAAAGAAAGTAGTGAGGATGACGCCGATAGCTGTGGTTAAGGGGTAA
- a CDS encoding helix-turn-helix domain-containing protein gives MIKVYLERKITRDDLAPGNLEKHPELRELYSLYEEEGDFTYTWYIREELPPHVARKILNTRILELLDFLSKNKDIGVSELARSLGRSAPNVSRDLRFLARWKLVRLNEQGKKKTVEITARRIEILFAEK, from the coding sequence ATGATAAAGGTCTACCTCGAGAGAAAAATTACACGGGACGACCTTGCCCCCGGAAACCTCGAGAAACACCCTGAACTACGAGAGCTGTACTCCCTCTACGAGGAGGAGGGGGACTTCACTTATACATGGTACATAAGGGAAGAGCTACCTCCACACGTCGCAAGAAAGATTCTAAACACGAGAATCCTCGAGCTTCTAGATTTCCTGTCGAAGAACAAGGACATAGGGGTAAGCGAGCTTGCTAGAAGCCTTGGGAGGTCTGCGCCAAACGTTTCCCGGGATCTAAGGTTTCTCGCAAGGTGGAAACTGGTAAGGCTGAACGAGCAGGGAAAAAAGAAAACAGTCGAAATCACAGCTAGAAGAATCGAGATACTTTTCGCAGAGAAATAG
- a CDS encoding archease gives MEKKIGFELLPHTADITVRAVGRSLEEAFAYAVIGLFGVMTNVESIEPREKREVTAEGFDLENLLYNFLEKILFLFDTEQFLVSRVDNIAIEPQPDGYIVKATVSGERFDPERHESRVLVKAITYHGMRIYQEGGLYVVEYTPDI, from the coding sequence ATGGAGAAAAAAATCGGCTTCGAGCTGTTGCCTCACACTGCCGACATAACTGTGAGAGCGGTTGGAAGGAGCCTAGAGGAGGCCTTCGCCTACGCGGTCATAGGGCTATTCGGGGTAATGACAAACGTGGAGAGCATCGAGCCCCGGGAAAAACGAGAGGTCACAGCAGAAGGCTTCGACCTAGAAAACCTGCTCTACAATTTCCTCGAAAAAATCCTTTTCCTGTTCGACACGGAGCAGTTCCTTGTTTCCCGCGTAGACAACATAGCCATAGAGCCCCAACCGGATGGATACATTGTCAAGGCCACTGTTTCGGGGGAGCGCTTCGACCCAGAGAGGCACGAGTCCAGGGTACTCGTAAAGGCCATTACCTACCACGGGATGCGTATCTATCAAGAAGGCGGCCTCTACGTAGTCGAGTATACACCCGACATCTAG
- the fni gene encoding type 2 isopentenyl-diphosphate Delta-isomerase, with translation MNNEELIFSRKDQHLIFAVKEKVESTATTMLEDVKFVHQTILDYDFSEVDVSTQFFGHKVNAPLVISGMTGGTPLSGKINSMLAELAEEFHIPIGVGSQRAGLKDPSAADTFRVVKEKAPDVPRIANIGASQVSMGLSVGDAEKLIEMIDADVLAVHLNPLQEVLQPEGEPVFRSFLAGLEKLVSSVSVPVILKQTGEGFARESARKLVGIGIKGIDVGGTGGTSFAVIEGLRARLMGLDVLEEIARDFADWGVPTAASILEVRSVFPDILLVATGGVRNGVEVAKVIRLGADFAGMALPVVRSVYHGGVPGGRRFLDKTLKELRIAVYLVGGKDLKDLKKAPIIVTGKLKDWIIQRELIIRSE, from the coding sequence ATGAATAACGAGGAACTGATTTTCTCGCGCAAGGACCAGCACCTAATCTTCGCTGTAAAAGAAAAAGTAGAGTCCACGGCCACTACTATGCTCGAAGACGTAAAATTTGTCCACCAGACGATACTAGACTACGACTTTTCCGAAGTAGACGTGTCCACCCAGTTTTTTGGCCACAAGGTAAACGCCCCACTAGTGATAAGCGGTATGACAGGCGGCACACCTCTCTCCGGAAAAATAAACTCTATGCTCGCCGAGCTGGCCGAGGAGTTCCATATACCGATAGGTGTCGGCAGCCAGAGGGCGGGCCTCAAGGACCCGTCAGCTGCAGACACGTTCAGGGTTGTAAAGGAAAAGGCGCCCGACGTTCCCAGGATCGCTAACATAGGCGCGAGCCAGGTATCCATGGGTCTATCTGTGGGCGACGCCGAGAAGCTCATCGAGATGATCGACGCAGACGTCCTTGCCGTCCACCTGAACCCACTCCAAGAAGTTCTACAGCCCGAAGGCGAGCCAGTGTTTAGAAGCTTCCTGGCAGGCCTCGAAAAACTTGTCAGCTCTGTCAGTGTCCCAGTTATCCTGAAGCAGACCGGGGAAGGCTTCGCGAGGGAGTCAGCGAGGAAGCTCGTTGGCATCGGCATAAAGGGTATAGATGTAGGCGGCACGGGGGGCACGTCCTTCGCCGTGATAGAGGGCCTGAGGGCGAGGCTCATGGGTCTAGACGTTCTCGAGGAGATTGCAAGAGACTTTGCCGACTGGGGTGTACCCACGGCCGCCAGCATACTCGAGGTCAGGTCGGTTTTCCCAGACATCCTGCTCGTAGCGACGGGTGGTGTCAGGAACGGCGTAGAAGTAGCCAAGGTGATAAGGCTAGGGGCAGACTTTGCAGGCATGGCCCTGCCAGTGGTTAGGAGCGTCTATCATGGCGGTGTCCCAGGGGGCAGAAGGTTCCTGGACAAAACCCTGAAGGAGCTAAGGATAGCGGTCTACCTCGTCGGGGGAAAAGATCTCAAAGACTTAAAGAAGGCGCCAATAATCGTGACTGGGAAACTCAAGGACTGGATTATACAGCGTGAACTCATAATTAGAAGTGAATAG
- the amrB gene encoding AmmeMemoRadiSam system protein B, producing the protein MASGVRVRSPVNAGYFYPANPGELAETLRASFLHRLGPGRLPEKAPREYTGRVIGVVAPHAGYVYSGHVAAHSYLELSDAGRPDVVFILGPNHHALGVPIAVDENDAWETPLGQVMVDKELAKELSSLERIVLFDYQAHFYEHSIEVQIPFLQFTFPETPRIVPISMMLQTPEAAVRVGKAIASLIKNKGLKAYVIASSDMSHYVEARIAREKDFKAIEKIKALDVEGLYDTVIEEDISMCGPGPVMVLMQVARELGYTNVRLLKYADSGDVTGDKSSVVAYASLSFEK; encoded by the coding sequence ATGGCTTCAGGAGTGAGGGTACGCTCCCCAGTTAACGCTGGCTATTTTTACCCCGCAAACCCAGGCGAGCTCGCCGAGACTCTCAGGGCCAGCTTCCTACATAGGCTCGGCCCGGGCAGGTTGCCGGAGAAGGCTCCACGTGAATACACTGGTAGAGTGATAGGGGTCGTTGCGCCCCACGCGGGCTATGTCTATTCTGGTCACGTCGCGGCCCACTCGTATCTCGAGCTTTCAGACGCCGGCAGGCCAGACGTTGTATTCATTTTGGGGCCTAACCACCACGCGCTTGGGGTTCCAATTGCTGTCGACGAGAATGACGCCTGGGAGACCCCGCTCGGCCAGGTAATGGTCGACAAGGAATTGGCGAAGGAGCTCTCCTCGCTGGAACGCATAGTCCTGTTCGACTATCAGGCGCATTTCTACGAGCACTCGATAGAGGTACAGATCCCATTTCTACAGTTCACTTTTCCAGAGACGCCGAGGATTGTACCGATCTCGATGATGCTCCAGACGCCCGAGGCTGCTGTCAGGGTTGGAAAGGCGATTGCAAGCCTTATCAAGAACAAGGGGCTGAAGGCGTATGTTATCGCGAGTAGCGACATGAGCCACTATGTCGAGGCCAGGATAGCGAGGGAGAAGGACTTCAAGGCAATAGAGAAGATAAAGGCCCTAGACGTAGAGGGGCTGTACGACACTGTTATAGAGGAGGACATATCGATGTGTGGGCCCGGCCCAGTAATGGTCTTGATGCAGGTTGCACGTGAACTAGGATATACGAATGTGAGGCTTCTCAAGTACGCGGACTCCGGCGACGTTACTGGGGACAAGAGCAGTGTTGTTGCCTACGCGTCTCTATCGTTTGAAAAATAG
- the rpsB gene encoding 30S ribosomal protein S2 has protein sequence MSLEELRSLEGQLLIPLEMYLAAGIRIGTKVKSKFMKPFIYSARPDGLYLLDVKKTDERIRIAAKFIARYDPAKVVVVSGRQYGHRPVKKFCGLVGCKPILGRVLPGTFTNPALAHFTEADLLVVTDPRVDEQAVTEAGQMGIPVVALCDTDSPISYVDLIIPTNNRGRKALALVFWLLAREVLRARGELAPTAELPVPLSDFEARILTTGEVV, from the coding sequence ATGAGTCTGGAGGAGTTGAGGTCTCTTGAGGGGCAGTTGCTGATACCCTTGGAGATGTACTTGGCAGCGGGTATAAGGATTGGCACTAAGGTGAAGAGCAAGTTCATGAAGCCTTTTATCTACAGTGCTAGGCCTGACGGGCTCTACCTGCTCGACGTGAAGAAGACTGACGAGCGTATAAGGATAGCCGCGAAGTTTATCGCGAGGTATGACCCGGCTAAGGTCGTCGTGGTTTCTGGGCGCCAGTATGGTCACAGACCTGTCAAGAAGTTCTGTGGGCTTGTTGGCTGTAAACCTATTCTTGGAAGGGTTCTGCCTGGGACATTCACAAACCCGGCTCTAGCACACTTCACTGAGGCAGACCTCTTGGTCGTCACTGATCCCCGCGTGGACGAGCAGGCCGTTACTGAGGCAGGTCAGATGGGTATCCCTGTTGTCGCGCTTTGCGACACGGACTCGCCCATATCCTATGTCGACCTGATTATTCCGACGAATAATAGGGGCCGCAAGGCGCTTGCCCTCGTATTCTGGTTGCTCGCTAGGGAGGTGCTCAGGGCGAGGGGCGAACTTGCACCTACGGCCGAGTTGCCAGTGCCTCTTTCAGACTTTGAGGCTAGGATCCTGACGACCGGAGAAGTAGTCTAG